In the Terriglobia bacterium genome, ACCGTCCTGCGCATTCCCGCGTTCTGCCGGGACTACGCGCTCGAGGGGGACATCGAGGGACCGAAGCGTGGGAGCGAGTGGCCTCTGGACCAGCTCGAGTCCTGCTGCGCACGGCTGTGGAGGTTCGACCGGGAGCACAAGGATCCGAGGGTGAACGTTCTCGTGCGGGAGGCGCGGGAGCAGAAGCGGCACATCGATCACGCCCGCGACGCGCTGATCCTCGCCAACCTACGCCTCGTGGTCCACATCGCGAAGAAATACCTGAACCACGGGATTTCCTTCATGGACCTGATCCAGGAAGGAAACATCGGCCTCATGAAGGCGGTGGAGAAATTCGAGTACGAGCGAGGGAACAAGTTCTCCACGTACGCCTACTGGTGGATCAAGCAGGCGATCGAGAGGGCCATTGCCGACAAGGCCCGGATCATCCGTATCCCCGTGCACGTCAACGAGAAGATCAAGAAGATTTCGAGGGTCGCCCGCGAGCTCGGCGAGACGCTGGGCCGGAAGCCGACGCCGCAGGAGATCGCCAAGAAGCTGAGGATGCCGGTGGCGAAGGTCGAGGAGATCCTCGGCGTCGTCCAGGAGCCGCAGGCGCTCGAGGACGTTTCGTCTTCCGACGACGACAGCCCGGGCCTTCTCCGGTTCGTCGCGGACCCGAACGCGCCGTCTCCCCTCGAGAGAACGGTGGATCGTGAGCTCCGGGAGAAGATCAAGGAAACCCTGAGGGTCCTGAACACGCGGGAAGAGGAAATCATCCGGCTGCGATTCGGCATCGGCAGGGAGATGCCTTACACCCTCGAGGAGATCGGCCGGGTCATGGCGCTCTCGCGCGAGCGGGTCCGCCAGATCGAGGCCACCGCTCTCAAGAAGATCCAGTCGGCCCAGGAGTGCGGCGACCTCCGGGAGTTCCTGACCTGAGGCACGAGGGAAGTCCGTCCAACGCGGTCCGTGGGAGCGCCGGGTCACTCGACCCGGCGCTTTTTCATAGGGCCAGCCGCTGGCACCCGCGATTTGAGGGGGTGTGGGGTGGGAGAGGCGCGAAATCGACCGGAAAGCCGAACCGTTGAGAAGGGTGTGGAAATCTCGAAGGGCGATTACCTTTTCGGGGAATCTCGGGTCCACATTGGCGATCATGACTCGTAACGTATTAGAAATAAATAGCTTCAGTTGTTCCGCGCGATTCCACAGTCCTTGTTAGACGGAAGGGTCGGCCAGGGAGCCCTCGGAAAGCGCGCACAGGTTTTCCACAGTCACCGTCACCTCGCACTCCGCGGAATATCTGCCGCGGATTCGCCGTCCGGGCCACCCCAGGGGGCCGAGAAGCGTGTACTTTCCTGGACGTACCGAGGGGGGGAATCGGGAGTCCGAGCGGGGGGAGGACGCAGCCGGGTCCGGGGGCGTCGCCCGAGGGATTTTATGCGGACGATTTTCGAGATCCGTCGGGCGTACCACGATTCGCTCTCGAACATGCGGAGTTGGCTCACCGACACGCGGGTCTCGGGAACGCTCACGACGCTCGATCGTCTGTCGATCATCGACGCGTGGCAGCAGGAGATGGTGGAGTTCTTCGAGCGGAACGGCTATTGCTTCGCGTGTAGCCGACGCCTCTCGCGCTGCCGCTGCCCGAGGGAGCCCTACTGACCGGTGACCCCTGCTGCCCGGCCGAGGGCGAGAACGCTCGGGGAACCGATCATCTCCGTCGGGAGCGCGGGCGCCGGGCCGCCCGCGGAGGGTAATGGCTTGCCACGTCTTCGGGTTGCGCGGCGGGAAGAGATCGCCGCCATCCTCCAGGAAAGCCACGGCCTCTGGGGTGCCGGCCTGAC is a window encoding:
- a CDS encoding sigma-70 family RNA polymerase sigma factor, which translates into the protein TVLRIPAFCRDYALEGDIEGPKRGSEWPLDQLESCCARLWRFDREHKDPRVNVLVREAREQKRHIDHARDALILANLRLVVHIAKKYLNHGISFMDLIQEGNIGLMKAVEKFEYERGNKFSTYAYWWIKQAIERAIADKARIIRIPVHVNEKIKKISRVARELGETLGRKPTPQEIAKKLRMPVAKVEEILGVVQEPQALEDVSSSDDDSPGLLRFVADPNAPSPLERTVDRELREKIKETLRVLNTREEEIIRLRFGIGREMPYTLEEIGRVMALSRERVRQIEATALKKIQSAQECGDLREFLT